The Bacteroidota bacterium genomic interval AATTTTTCTTTCCATTATTATTCCTTATGCAATTTTTTTTTGGAATTTTTGTAGAGTAATATAAAATTTTGTGAGCGGAAATCCAACCACGTTATAAAAACAACCGTTTATCCGTTCAACAAAAACAGCTCCGTAATCATCCTGAATTCCATAAGCACCTGCTTTATCGGCGGGCGATTTCGAATTTACATACTCAAGTATTTCTTCATCTTCTAAATCTCTGAATTTTACCGTGGTAATTTCAACGTTAGAAACAATTTTATTACTTGGTTTATCCACGATAGCGAATCCCGTAAAAACTTTATGCTCGCGTCCGCTTAATTTTTTAAGCATACGAAAAGCGTCTCCGTCATCTGCGGGTTTACCCATCATCTCGCCATTCAGAACTACAATTGTATCAGCCCCGACGATAAATGCATGTTCGATGTCTTTCGCTATATCGAGAGCTTTTGCTTCTGCAAGCCGGATTACGTTTTCTTCTGGTGTTTTAGTTTTTTCGAATACCTCCTCAACTGAACTGTGCCGAACTTCAAAATCAAATCCAATCTGTCGCAGTAAAGTTTGCCGTCGCGGCGAAGCCGATGCTAAAATTATTTTCTTTTTTACTTTCATAATTAACAAAAAAAAAGCGACTAATAAGATGTCGCTTTCTCTGTTTCAATTTAAACTTTATAATTTTTTTATCTGAACATTGCTTTGATACTGCCCCAAGTTCGTTTGACGCTATTAACAGAGTGGGAAACTGAAATTGGTCCTAGTAT includes:
- a CDS encoding nucleoside triphosphate pyrophosphatase — protein: MKVKKKIILASASPRRQTLLRQIGFDFEVRHSSVEEVFEKTKTPEENVIRLAEAKALDIAKDIEHAFIVGADTIVVLNGEMMGKPADDGDAFRMLKKLSGREHKVFTGFAIVDKPSNKIVSNVEITTVKFRDLEDEEILEYVNSKSPADKAGAYGIQDDYGAVFVERINGCFYNVVGFPLTKFYITLQKFQKKIA